A window of Argopecten irradians isolate NY chromosome 1, Ai_NY, whole genome shotgun sequence contains these coding sequences:
- the LOC138319363 gene encoding protein ELYS-like isoform X2, which produces MRPGTKPDTVSPLLPYQSGTIANIEAGLVIRGAPVCAGVSKDGGMSWVTRGPVVEVVSTKTRNCLASWTFGVKLKDTHTSIACVAPYKCNNSCKLLIGVNNSSSNGMLCVLDVSLSKVVKAIEIPHKVTYIEPVTAVGGDYVPVWALNQQLRQFYGIVAVGTEGGYVYLIDMCIDKEVDYSDEVMPNQLLFITPRSRDVQHRRIQAVSKGQQLCMVLDEEAQCQGEYQYRRCDGTVLKLLNTEDVRVTCLKYIPQTGNLVVGFNFGCFQLWKLHIPVLEYSSRFETDAASVTHIAYQEPENDPKNFCYLWMARDPSEQQDEGLSSTSLYQLAYNKKTWYSNYGAFYEDLTSVSLRFELDLTSTPLTLSNKSTASSRIVACYTLEDPNYSSPTRLGEDESFEESIHGPDLSLCVTVWECGDGQSALDTSHLAVFDMNRWYHAQMPASVRNVGSTMDTCPYLACLSLDDAADVTAPDSIIAVHIGTDGLRRFTNSSPMPPEQHFYPSSLAFEALIVTESGFVKATYLGSQRQVLANMNKMGPSILLNPKELYSLCVYMGLLPRPLDTSIHTPSLLEMREKLLSLALDHSMICFLTKCVQQWAAGEYVHVGCTLKFILDWAWDKVASMKNIIDTTCTSLYDWSGINLDQRSVQTLYQCLQKLKRLTSIFKVLMNKAAPTTEQGFVDLQNKLAVLTYITEHLQMVLWFVRVGLLPEHDDVKDTTDEQFVYPAPDLIHAYWSKRQELHKLHSDLGDTDLLMIDGLLSHMGPGVRNLWSREGGEGVYPPPSLNALLSIYLLDDMDLMAKHSVVLYLLMDLISIYRQEHHQQFVDKISQFSKTFSVPVNVVKQVQGFWLLDHKDFEEGLSMLLHPMVKNEMGSWQLTRIIKVLLYQDASKMALRYLSTAESSLKSPEEVKLKLTVLLANGLIAQALEYVRTYRDEANLEDLLFHLFHGCQQMKTIAKLLQLPLTDTEDHLLVKYLTQSSEPYSREVLVLHLLQRARYVEAIQLNEKLKQAVLTDVSCKARERLAARNAIVDGYMSILPEAQRKLIFENHNIAKNVPQTRKVMKPKPLSTTVTQSKGNRVVSQSSLFLEIVDKVKEVKVEEDILEKPDEEPVGPFVCTPITPKSMSRLSLPQYVTYLKANGDPGSKATPWQPAALTPFSSAKSPVTQFRRRSKIFGAELLNMLETPKVKKRTPVKKQPSLSTHATPQSILKVKKFLARSPSTQLSPSQTGIKDSNQSSMSKPFAKKLGFHDSSLPASPRTVSFIDTPKETPTAKSKHLKFSGVKVQRTMKGQSSPVSPPSPRSIKDRSPTPESISRSPKNYSRMDELRRPPLHDERKVSYPMDMEDDDITFKLNSSSVDMTHEEDDSTETFNTPRDGTDTTSEPTASPLGSVMEDMDRLPASPELSNPFTSLRDIPDSPLRLRHSPLVKNLPRSPTVKLSKSPIRGLYTPKYQQYEEESSKQTEVEPVVEPSVSSGDKEEPIEIDLTEEEPVVEPNVSSGEEEKIDLKDKEDMIIDDDKNESIDERVSSASKIINSSVSPSLNRLEADNLDSVPLPSERVNSERSRQRSLFAEADSSNMEVCDSVTQVGQIQQVSFSTELVPAKELEDPNEAQCSSSLNSNENANSLKDDAEKIPSGQVQRENKPLEIKIPEVDSVCAPSPKKSIRLSGGSEKDLPSTSQQPSAATKHTTRTPSISPKRLPKSASMSPKRSPRTRKEDIRDVTEQLVVEVSHTEVSESPSSARRSPRFTQQDDGSFSPTLSPRIPPTPPESGQDSPYKQQDRTRNTRSVSPTRTSTPTRKSTRKQELSIIEPDVTLDPVTPTRRSSRKHKEPVLKIDVGEEITVPTDDSSSKEPTTPTRRGRSKKTTDPGSTTHEPVTPTRQSRSRELTTPQESATPTRRSRRGKSHTDETQEEPVTPTRRSKAKSTSEVSSEVSAVPSKAVTPTRQTKRAKLSIDIPEVDPTPQEPTTPTRRGRRGVADNSVTELSAPQEPTTPTRRGRRGVSDNSVTELPAPQEPTTPTRRGRRGVSDDTVTELPAPQEPTTPTRRGRRGVSDNTVTELPAPQEPTTPTRRGRRGVSDNTVTELPAPQESTTPTRRGRRGVSDNNVTELPASQEPTTPTRRGRRGVSDNSVTELPASQEPTTPTRRGQKKTAKTESATSIPTTSTKTEDFVSGSSFTFSEPVSMDFKQNEEEIKPSTTLKSFIFSPPITRSRESFYRSQSARKHSSGTLEPKSESFISSPASILVPAEPTPPPAPVPVKKEKKTTKRSKKKDDDESILLISPVAEEEPARRIVTRQRAKKVPSKTLTGFDAAKASLLRAKRKPVKL; this is translated from the exons ATGAGGCCAGGAACAAAACCAGATACTGTATCACCACTTCTACCTTACCAGAGTGGTACAATCGCTAACATTGAGGCTGGATTGGTGATCCGAGGAGCCCCTGTGTGTGCTGGTGTATCTAAAG ATGGTGGGATGTCCTGGGTTACGCGTGGACCTGTAGTGGAGGTTGTGAGCACAAAGACCAGGAATTGTTTGGCGTCATGGACATTTGGGGTCAAACTGAAGGATACCCATACCAGTATCGCCTGTGTGGCTCCGTACAAATGTAACAATAGCTGTAAACTGTTGATTGGGGTGAACAACTCTTCCAGCAATGGAATGCTGTGTGTGTTGGATGTCAGTCTGTCGAAAGTTGTCAAAGCCATAGAAATTCCTCacaag GTAACATACATTGAACCTGTGACAGCAGTAGGAGGTGATTATGTCCCTGTTTGGGCATTGAACCAACAGCTACGACAGTTCTATGGCATTGTAGCTGTCGGTACTGAAGGAGGATATGTATATCTGATAG ATATGTGTATTGATAAAGAGGTTGATTATTCTGATGAGGTGATGCCAAATCAACTCCTTTTTATAACGCCACGATCACGAGATGTCCAGCACCGCCGCATACAAGCTGTATCGAAGGGGCAGCAACTCTGCATGGTTCTTGATG aGGAAGCTCAGTGCCAGGGAGAATACCAGTATAGAAGGTGTGATGGAACGGTCCTAAAACTTTTAAACACAG AGGATGTTAGAGTGACCTGCCTGAAGTATATCCCACAGACTGGTAACTTGGTCGTGGGCTTCAACTTTGGCTGCTTCCAGCTGTGGAAACTACATATACCTGTGCTTGA GTACAGCAGTCGATTCGAGACTGATGCTGCCTCAGTGACCCACATAGCCTACCAGGAGCCAGAAAATGATCCCAAAAACTTCTGCTACCTCTGGATGGCCCGGGATCCATCCGAACAACA AGATGAAGGACTGTCCAGCACTTCTCTTTATCAGCTGGCATACAATAAGAAGACTTGGTATAGCAACTATGGAGCTTTCTATGAG GATTTGACATCGGTGAGTCTGCGATTTGAGCTGGATTTGACATCAACACCACTGACGCTAAGCAACAAGTCAACGGCATCAAGTCGAATCGTAGCTTGTTATACACTTGAGGACCCAAACTACAGCTCACCAACACGACTCGGTGAAGACGAGTCCTTTGAGGAAA GTATACATGGTCCAGACCTGAGTCTGTGTGTGACTGTGTGGGAGTGTGGAGATGGCCAGTCAGCCCTAGACACCAGTCACCTGGCTGTGTTTGACATGAATCGTTGGTATCATGCTCAGATGCCTGCAAGTGTTAG AAATGTAGGTTCGACCATGGACACCTGCCCTTATCTAGCCTGTCTGAGCCTGGACGATGCAGCTGATGTCACTGCACCGGACAGCATCATT GCGGTCCACATCGGCACAGATGGACTACGCAGGTTTACTAACAGCTCCCCAATGCCTCCAGAACAACATTTCTACCCGTCATCTCTGGCTTTTG AGGCACTAATAGTGACAGAGTCAGGATTTGTGAAGGCCACCTACCTGGGCAGCCAGCGACAG GTGCTGGCCAACATGAACAAGATGGGCCCGTCCATCCTACTGAACCCTAAGGAGCTGTACAGCCTGTGTGTATACATGGGGTTACTGCCTCGTCCCCTGGACACCTCCATACACACCCCATCATTG CTTGAGATGAGAGAAAAGCTTCTGTCCCTTGCACTAGACCACAGTATGATCTGTTTTCTTACCAAGTGTGTTCAGCAATGGGCTGCAGGGG AGTATGTACATGTCGGCTGTACCCTCAAGTTTATACTGGACTGGGCGTGGGATAAAGTGGCATCTATGAAAAACATCATAGACACCACAT GTACATCCCTCTATGACTGGTCAGGAATCAACCTTGACCAAAGGTCAGTCCAAACCCTGTACCAGTGTCTACAGAAGTTAAAGCGCTTGACCTCTATTTTCAAAGTTCTGATGAATAAAGCTGCCCCCACCACAGAACAAG GGTTTGTGGACCTCCAGAACAAGCTGGCAGTCCTTACCTACATCACAGAACATCTGCAAATGGTGCTCTGGTTTGTCAGGGTTGGACTGCTACCAGAACATGATG ATGTTAAAGACACAACAGACGAACAGTTCGTTTATCCAGCCCCTGACTTGATTCATGCTTACTGGAGTAAACGACAGGAGTTGCACAAATTACACAG TGATCTTGGGGACACAGACCTTCTTATGATTGACGGCCTTCTGTCACATATGGGCCCGGGAGTTAGGAATCTTTGGAGTCGAGAGGGAGGAGAAGGTGTCTATCCACCGCCTAGTTTAAAT GCCTTACTTAGTATATACTTGTTGGATGACATGGATCTCATGGCCAAACACAGTGTTGTCCTGTACCTCCTCATGGACCTCATCTCTATTTATCGTCAGGAACATCATCAACAG TTTGTGGACAAAATCAGCCAATTCTCCAAAACTTTTTCTGTACCTGTGAATGTAGTGAAACAAGTACAGGGATTCTGGTTACTGGATCACAAAGACTTTGAG GAAGGTCTGTCAATGCTGCTGCATCCAATGGTTAAGAATGAGATGGGTAGCTGGCAGCTGACTAGGATTATCAAAGTCTTACTCTACCAAGATGCCAGCAAGATGGCCTTACGCTACCTCAGTACCGCTGAGTCGTCTCTAAAATCCCCGGAGGAAGTAAAGTTAAAGCTCACAGTGCTACTTGCCAATGG ACTGATTGCACAGGCACTGGAATATGTACGGACATACAGAGACGAGGCCAATTTGGAGGATTTACTTTTCCATCTGTTCCATGGCTGTCAACAAA TGAAAACCATTGCCAAACTCCTACAGTTACCGCTGACTGATACAGAAGACCATCTCCTGGTAAAGTACCTGACACAAAGTTCGGAGCCTTATTCTCGGGAGGTGCTTGTACTCCACCTCCTCCAACGGGCGCGCTATGTAGAAGCCATTCAACTTAACGAGAAGCTCAAACAGGCAGTGCTT ACGGATGTGAGTTGTAAAGCACGAGAAAGACTTGCAGCAAGAAATGCAATAGTGGACGGATATATGTCTATACTGCCAGAAGCCCAGAGGAAACTCATCTTTGAAAATCATAACATTGCAAAGAATGTGCCACAGACACGAAAAG tgATGAAACCAAAGCCGCTATCCACGACAGTAACTCAGTCTAAAGGAAATCGTGTTGTATCTCAGTCATCTTTGTTCCTTGAGATTGTTGACAAAGTAAAGGAGGTGAAAGTGGAAGAGGACATTCTGGAAAA ACCAGATGAAGAACCTGTCGGACCATTTGTTTGTACCCCAATCACACCCAAGTCAATGTCCAGACTCAG CCTACCACAGTATGTGACCTATCTTAAGGCCAATGGTGACCCAGGATCCAAGGCCACACCCTGGCAACCTGCTGCTCTGACCCCATTCTCTAGTGCTAAGAGCCCAGTCACACAGTTTAGAAG GAGATCCAAGATATTTGGAGCAGAATTATTAAACATGTTGGAGACCCCAAAAGTAAAAAAGCGGACACCTGTGAAAAAGCAGCCATCGCTCTCTACTCATGCCACGCCTCAATCCATATTGAAGGTGAAGAAGTTCCTCGCGAGGTCTCCATCCACTCAGTTATCCCCATCACAAACTGGCATAAAGG ACTCCAATCAGTCATCCATGTCGAAGCCGTTTGCCAAAAAGTTGGGGTTCCACGACTCATCGTTGCCAGCCTCTCCCAGAACTGTCTCTTTTATTGATACCCCCAAGGAAACACCTACAGCCAAGTCTAAACATCTAAAGTTCTCGGGGGTCAAGGTTCAAAGGACTAtgaaaggtcaaagttcacctgTGTCACCACCCAGTCCTAGATCAATTAAAGATCGCAGTCCAACCCCAGAGAG CATTTCCCGATCACCCAAGAACTACAGTCGTATGGATGAGTTACGCCGCCCCCCTCTACACGATGAGAGGAAGGTGTCTTATCCAATGGATATGGAAGATGATGACATCACCTTCAAGTTAAATTCATCATCTGTTG ATATGACCCATGAGGAGGATGATAGTACAGAAACCTTTAACACCCCAAGAGATGGTACAGACACTACATCCGAGCCTACAGCTTCTCCACTGGGAAGTGTAATGGAGGACATGGACAGGCTTCCTGCCTCCCCAGAACTATCAAATCCCTTTACTTCACTTAGAGACATTCCGGACAGCCCCCTTAGGCTACGACACAGTCCATTAGTGAAAAATCTGCCCCGTTCACCAACTGTGAAACTTTCTAAGTCACCGATTCGGGGTCTTTATACCCCTAAATATCAGCAGTATGAAGAGGAGTCCAGCAAGCAGACGGAGGTGGAACCTGTTGTAGAGCCAAGTGTATCATCAGGAGACAAAGAAGAACCCATAGAGATTGATCTAACAGAGGAAGAACCTGTGGTAGAGCCAAATGTATCATCAGGAGAGGAAGAGAAGATTGATTTAAAGGATAAAGAAGACATGATAATAGATGATGATAAAAATGAATCTATCGATGAGCGTGTGAGCAGCGCCAGTAAGATCATTAACAGTAGTGTATCTCCCTCTTTGAACCGATTAGAAGCTGATAATTTAGATTCTGTACCTCTGCCCTCTGAGAGGGTTAATTCTGAGAGGTCTCGTCAACGTTCCTTGTTTGCCGAGGCTGACAGCAGTAACATGGAGGTGTGTGATTCTGTGACTCAAGTGGGGCAGATCCAACAAGTGTCATTCAGCACGGAGCTAGTTCCAGCCAAGGAACTGGAAGATCCAAATGAAGCTCAGTGTTCATCTAGCTTAAACAGTAATGAGAATGCAAATTCACTGAAGGATGACGCAGAGAAAATCCCATCAGGTCAGGTGCAGAGGGAAAATAAACCCCTGGAAATAAAGATACCTGAGGTCGATTCTGTGTGTGCTCCTTCTCCAAAGAAATCTATACGTCTGTCTGGAGGTAGTGAGAAAGACCTCCCGTCAACTAGTCAACAACCTTCAGCTGCAACAAAACATACCACAAGAACTCCCTCAATATCACCCAAAAGACTGCCCAAAAGTGCCTCTATGTCACCCAAGCGCTCACCAAGGACTCGTAAGGAAGATATCAGAGATGTGACCGAGCAGCTTGTGGTTGAAGTAAGCCACACAGAGGTATCCGAGAGCCCCTCATCTGCCAGGCGATCACCTCGTTTTACACAACAG GATGATGGAAGCTTCAGTCCGACCTTGTCTCCAAGGATACCACCGACCCCACCAGAGTCAGGACAGGACTCGCCATACAAACAACAGGACAGG ACAAGAAATACCAGATCTGTTAGTCCAACACGTACATCAACACCCACCAGAAAATCTACTCGTAAACAAGAACTATCAATAATAGAGCCTGATGTTACTTTGGATCCTGTGACACCAACTCGACGTTCATCTCGTAAACATAAAGAACCAGTGCTAAAAATTGATGTTGGTGAGGAAATCACTGTTCCTACTGATGATTCTTCATCTAAGGAGCCAACAACACCAACACGACGTGGCCGTTCAAAGAAAACAACTGACCCTGGTTCTACTACCCATGAGCCTGTAACACCCACTAGACAAAGCCGATCTAGGGAATTAACGACACCTCAGGAATCGGCCACACCCACAAGGCGAAGTCGACGAGGTAAATCACATACAGATGAAACACAAGAGGAGCCAGTTACACCAACGAGACGGTCAAAGGCTAAATCTACATCAGAGGTCAGCTCGGAGGTGTCTGCTGTTCCTAGTAAGGCAGTAACTCCTACAAGGCAGACAAAACGGGCCAAACTTTCCATAGATATTCCAGAagttgaccccacccctcaggagCCAACCACGCCCACAAGGCGGGGACGAAGAGGCGTTGCTGATAATAGTGTCACAGAACTAAGTGCTCCTCAGGAGCCAACCACGCCCACAAGGCGGGGACGAAGAGGCGTTTCTGATAATAGTGTCACAGAACTGCCTGCCCCTCAGGAGCCAACTACGCCCACAAGGCGGGGTCGAAGAGGCGTTTCTGATGATACTGTTACAGAACTGCCTGCCCCTCAGGAGCCAACCACGCCCACAAGGCGGGGACGAAGAGGCGTTTCTGATAATACTGTTACAGAACTGCCTGCCCCTCAGGAGCCAACCACGCCCACAAGGCGGGGACGAAGAGGCGTTTCTGATAATACTGTTACAGAACTGCCTGCCCCTCAGGAATCAACCACGCCCACAAGGCGGGGACGAAGAGGCGTTTCTGATAATAATGTCACAGAACTGCCTGCCTCTCAGGAGCCAACCACGCCCACAAGGCGGGGACGAAGAGGCGTTTCTGATAATAGTGTCACAGAACTGCCTGCCTCTCAGGAGCCAACCACGCCCACAAGAAGGGGTCAAAAGAAAACAGCCAAGACTGAGTCTGCAACAAGCATTCCAACTACATCTACTAAAACTGAAG ACTTTGTGTCAGGCAGCTCGTTCACCTTCTCAGAACCTGTGTCAATGGACTtcaaacaaa ATGAGGAGGAGATTAAGCCTTCAACAACATTAAAGTCCTTCATATTTTCACCGCCGATAACAAGATCTCGGGAGAGTTTCTACAGGTCTCAGTCTGCCAGGAAACACAGCAGTGGGACGCTAGAGCCAAAGTCTGAATCGTTCATCTCATCTCCAGCCTCTATACTTGTCCCTGCTGAACCAACTCCCCCACCAGCCCCTGTACCTGTGAAGAAGGAGAAGAAAACCACCAAGAGAAG CAAGAAGAAAGACGATGATGAGAGCATATTGCTAATAAGTCCTGTTGCAGAGGAGGAGCCAGCCCGCCGGATTGTTACACGCCAACGAGCAAAGAAAGTTCCATCAAAGACACTCACAGGATTTGATGCTGCCAAGGCGTCACTACTCCGCGCCAAAAGAAAACCTGTCAAACTGTGA